From the genome of Leptospira koniambonensis:
AACTTTTGGATAAATATATCTGATCTTACTCGGCTTCCGTAAGCACAGGTCCACCAGCCAAACGTTTGTAAAATTCTTGGCCTTCTCTTTCTAAGAAGTCTTCGTAAGTTCCTTTGAAGTCTCTGATACCTTCTGTGGTAACTTCCAAAACTCTAGTTGCAATTGAACTTACAAATTCCCTATCGTGAGAAACAAATAAGATAGTTCCTTCAAACTTGGTTAAAGCATAATTCAAAGATTCGATGGATTCCAAATCCAAGTGGTTTGTAGGTTCATCCAAAGCCAAAAGATTATCCTGAGCCATAATCATCTTTCCTAAAATGATCCTGGATTTTTCCCCTCCGGAAAGCACTTGGGTTGGTTTTTTAGCCATGTCCCCGCTGAAAAGCATTCTTCCCAGAACAGCTCGGATCTCTTCCATTTCTGTACCTGGAGGTGCATATCTATATAACCATTCTATAATGGAATCAGCGTCTTCTCCAATTCCTTCTCTATGATCCTGAGGGAAGACAGAAGCCTCCACGGAATCTCCAAAGGCAACCGTTCCTGCATCAGGCTCGATCTGTTTCATCAAAGTTTTTAAGAGAGTTGTTTTTCCGACTCCGTTTGTTCCGATGATCGCGATCTTCTCACCTTTGGTGATATTGATCGTAAAATCCTTAAAGATAGATCTATCTTCGTACGACTTAGAGATATTGTCCGCAAGGATTACGTCCTTACCAAGAACTCTTTTCATTTTGAAAATTATATAAGGAAAAAGCCTGGAAGAAGGTCTGATCACCGCCATATTATCTTTGATCTTCTCTATCATCTTTTGGCGAGAAGTAGCCTGTTTAGATTTTGCAGCGTTAGCACTAAATCTACTAACGAATTCCTGAAGATCCGCGATCTTCTCTTTTGCTCGTTTATTATCCGACTGAGCTCTTTCTCTCGCGGCTTGAGAAGCTTCCATATACTCGTCGTAGTTTCCGGGATAAACAGTCATAGTCTGATAGTCCAAGTCACAGATATGAGAAGCAACAGAGTTGATGAAGTAACGGTCGTGGGAGATAACAATAACAACTCCCTTATAATTCAATAGAAAAGATTCCAACCAGTGAATAGTCTTGATATCCAAGTGGTTGGTAGGCTCATCCAAAAGGAGAACATCTGGTTTTTGGAATAGAACCTGAGCAAGCAATACTCTAAGTTTAAAACCGCCTGTTAAAAATGAAAGTGTCTGGCTATGGATGTTTGTAGGAATTCCTAGACCTTCTAATAATTCTCCCGCAACACTTTCCGCTTCGTATCCGCCCATCTCTCCAAAAGCTTCCTCTAATTCGGAAACTCGGATACCGTCCTCGTCGGACATCTCAGGTTTGGAATAAATTTCGTCTCTTTCTTTGGCGATTTCCCAGAGTTCTTTATTCCCCATCATCACAGTGTTTAATACTGTTTCGTTTTCGTATTCGTAATGATCCTGCTTTAAGTAACCTACTTTGATTCCTGCGTCGATTGCAACAGAACCCGCAGCTGCTTGTTCCATTCCAGCAAGGATTTTCATAAATGTGGATTTACCAGAACCGTTGGCTCCGATCAGACCGTATCTGCAGTTTTCCTTAAACTTAACTGTAACGTTTTCAAAAAGAATTTTCTTTCCGAAATTCAGAGATAAACCAGAAACGCTGATCATACAACCTACCTAAACACCGAAGGGATCTTATAAAAAGAGGGGATAGGACCATAGTTTATAAGGTGCTAGAATTCGCCAAGCGAATCCTAGGCCTGGTCTATTCGCTCAGTTTACGTAATTCTTCAATACCCGGTAGATTAGATAAGTCCGGAACGATTACAATTTCTATCCTTCGATTAGCGGTTCTATTCTCCACGCTTGTATTCGGGACAGAAGGACGAGATGATCCCATAGAAGCTGCACTGATCTTCTCTTCAGGCATTCCGGATTTTACCATTGTATGTAATACTGTCAAAGCTCTAGCAGATGCAAGTTCCCAGTTGGAATATCCTTTGATACCAGTAGGAACATCGTCTGTATGACCTTCTACTTGGAATCTTCTTCCATGAAGAGATGATAGAATTCCTGTGACTTCTTTAATTGCATCTATTCCTTTGGATGATAAACTTGATGAGCCAGGAGGGAATAATATATCAGAAGAAAGTATTACTACCATTCTTCCATCTACGATCCGGATCTTCAGTTTTCCCGAATCGATCATTCCTTTAAAACTTTCTAATAAACTCCTGTAATCAGCTATCCTTCTTTCCGTTTCTTCTTGGATCCTTTTCATATCTTCTACGGATCTTTGGAGAGAAGACTTATCTTTTTCTAAATTGGAAAGATCTCTCGCCTTCTCATCGTACATTGCCTGTAAGGCGTCATATTTGGATTGAGAAACACAATTGGACAGAATGGAAATAGAAACAAAGACTATGGTAAGAATACCCAGATTCCTTTTCATGATTCCTCCGAGTTTTTTACTTAGAACAGGGTGCATAATTAATTTATCGTTTTTTTCCCACTTTTCACGAGGGATTCTCCTCTATTTTCCGAATTATTTTCGAAAAAATCTGGCGAGAAAGTTCGATCCGAGTTAGTCTGTTAGTAATCATGCGATCCTTTCTATTAGAACTTCCCCGACTGCGATTCTTTCCCATAATTTTGTTTTTATTCTTAATTATCCAGTCTGGTCTGTATTCACAAACTTCTCCTACAAATCCACCAGCTAACTCAAAAGAGTCTATAGCTGGAGGACCTCCTACATTTAAAAAGTTGGTAGAAGAAGTTAAGGTTTCTTTAAAAGACAGA
Proteins encoded in this window:
- a CDS encoding OmpA/MotB family protein; the protein is MKRNLGILTIVFVSISILSNCVSQSKYDALQAMYDEKARDLSNLEKDKSSLQRSVEDMKRIQEETERRIADYRSLLESFKGMIDSGKLKIRIVDGRMVVILSSDILFPPGSSSLSSKGIDAIKEVTGILSSLHGRRFQVEGHTDDVPTGIKGYSNWELASARALTVLHTMVKSGMPEEKISAASMGSSRPSVPNTSVENRTANRRIEIVIVPDLSNLPGIEELRKLSE
- a CDS encoding ATP-binding cassette domain-containing protein; translation: MISVSGLSLNFGKKILFENVTVKFKENCRYGLIGANGSGKSTFMKILAGMEQAAAGSVAIDAGIKVGYLKQDHYEYENETVLNTVMMGNKELWEIAKERDEIYSKPEMSDEDGIRVSELEEAFGEMGGYEAESVAGELLEGLGIPTNIHSQTLSFLTGGFKLRVLLAQVLFQKPDVLLLDEPTNHLDIKTIHWLESFLLNYKGVVIVISHDRYFINSVASHICDLDYQTMTVYPGNYDEYMEASQAARERAQSDNKRAKEKIADLQEFVSRFSANAAKSKQATSRQKMIEKIKDNMAVIRPSSRLFPYIIFKMKRVLGKDVILADNISKSYEDRSIFKDFTINITKGEKIAIIGTNGVGKTTLLKTLMKQIEPDAGTVAFGDSVEASVFPQDHREGIGEDADSIIEWLYRYAPPGTEMEEIRAVLGRMLFSGDMAKKPTQVLSGGEKSRIILGKMIMAQDNLLALDEPTNHLDLESIESLNYALTKFEGTILFVSHDREFVSSIATRVLEVTTEGIRDFKGTYEDFLEREGQEFYKRLAGGPVLTEAE